ATAATTACATTAGTAGCCTGTCCTATGTTTACGCCACTACCAGTTTGATTGAAAATAAATTGATTGTTAATGACAGCCTGTTTATTTTCTTGACTTTTCGAAGTTTCCTTTACAGTATCTGAATCTAAAATTTCTATTTCAGGTTCATCAATAAAATCTTTATTTAGTTCATCATCTGATTTACCATAAGCATTCTCGGTTTGTTCAACGAGGGTGCTTATTTTTATATCTAGGTGATAGGTGTCCCCAATAGTACTAATAAATGTATGAGCATTGCCTTTTTCCGCAGGGGCTTTATGCTAAGATTCAATAGTTGAGGCGCCAATTTTATTATCCTTACGGTTCGTCAAAATGAAATGCCAAACACCTAAAAGGAGAGCGTAAAAATTAATTTCAGTTGCAACTAATAACTTTTTTTACATATTTCATTGCCATTTTCTAGAACATGAAAAACATCTTCTGGTCTAATTGATGTATCATTTTTGATCAAGTTTAAGAGACTGTAGGTAAGTGTTTGTACTTTTGCTTCTTTCTCTGTTTCAAGAAAAAAATCAGCTAATTTCTGCATCTTAATAAGTTAATCGTTATATGATGATTTTATTTTCTTATCGAATGCCGTAATTAATACATAGTCGTCAAAAGGTAGAAAATCTGCCTTTGAAATTTCACACTTTTTGTAAAGGGACGTATTAGTTCTCATAGATGAGCCAGATGGTTCATAATAATGAGGATCGAATATTGTTATTAATTCCTTTAGTAGTTCTGGATTTGTAACTCCACTGTTGCTGAATTTTTGTATATCTTTTTTGTTTTTCTCCTTATTACCTGAAGTAGAAGCACAAAAAAGGTTCCGCCACATAAGCGAGGATAGGTACTATTCATAGTAAATTGCCTCCTGCAACTCCGTAAATTAAAGTATAAACCTTATAAACTTCATAAACGATGTACCATAAACTATGTAAACTTCAAGTTGTTCCTAGAGAGAGCTTTCTCTAGGAATTTTTTTATGGTCTCCCTGAATAATGAAGCAATTCATATTAAATCATACTTAATAGTATTGTATCAAAATAGGAAAGTGTTCACAAGATCAAGAGAACACACGAGTAATTCTTAGTGATTGATCTCTCTGCAAATAACGAAAGGCAGGGATATCTAATGAGAATTCACAAAACAAAGCAATGTGACCGTGGGGTTTACAAGTACACAATAACTGAGTTAACAAATGACGGCAAGTACGTTGAAAAAACAGTCATTATCAAACCAGGAGAAGATGGAGTAACGGAGCTGGATATTAAAATGCTACATTCACTGGATGATAGCGAGGTTTACTACAATCTTAAGAATGCCAGACCAAAAAGAACCAAGGAAGAAAAAGCTGAGATAGAGAATTGGAAAAAAGAATTTATCGGCGACTTCACAGCAAAAAATGGATATGAACCGAACAAGGAAATCATTGAAGATGCAGTTAATGATGCTTTTCTATGAGACTATAACTTGTCACTTGATTTTGATGCTGACGGAACCATTGAGCCGGATAAAATTATGATTGCTTCTATAGCAGATAAGGAGTCAGATGAAAATTTTGAATGGTCAGAACGCATGGAAGAAGTATTTTCCTTATTAACAGATAAATAGAGGTTGGTAATTAACCTGATGTATGTCGAGGGATATAAGCAGTCAGAAATTGCAGATTTAATGAATATATCATAGGCTGCGGTCAAGAAGCATTTAGACAAAGTAAAAAAGATAATAAAAAATAATTTCTAAAAAATGGGGGACGGGGTGAAAAACTCGTCCTTTTTTGTTGCCTGTGATGTGTAAGGAAGAAGGCCTTACAGAAAGGAGCAAGCCTATGAAGCACAAAGTGATTATCAACGTAACAGATGACAAGGGGGATAAGACGAAAGTTTTACGCGGAGCACAGATGTGGCTACCAAGAAAGATTGTGAAGTGGTTCTTTGGTGAGTACACACAAGTCTATCTACTAGCACCAGGAAAAACAGTTGAATCAGTCGATGTCAAAGAAATTATGGAAGGAGGAAGCCTATGAAGCCAGAAGCTTTAAAAATCATTATTAAGGATTTAGAAACACTGACAGTTCATCTTAAGGAACTACTAGTAAACGATGAATATGAAAAAGTTGAAAAGGCAAGAGCAGAACCTGTTAAAAAGATCAGTTTAGAGGATGTTAGAGCGGTACTTGCAAAATTAAGTCAATACGGTAAAACGGCAGAAGTCAAAGAACTCATTACTAAATTCGGTGGCATAAAACTATCTGATGTGGATGAAGCCAAGTATGAAGATCTATCTCCGCTTTTAATGCTTCATTTTCAGCGCTAAATGATTCGGCTATTTCTAATAAAAACGCGATTAATAGTTGGTCATTGCTCATGAATAGGACTCCTTTCTTTCGTGATATGTCTATTATAAACAAGCACCCAGCGGAATTCAATAAAAATCTCGCTGGGTAGCTGTATTAATTTTAGGATAAATGGAAAAACCATTCATGAGCCATTCAATTTGTTGATTTGAAAGTTGTTCCACTTGGTCAACGGTATTCGGCCATTGAAGCCGACCATTACCGAAACGTTTATATAATAACCAGAATCCTTGCCCATCCCAATAAAGAGCTTTAAAACGGTCTTTTTTGGTTCCGCAGAACAAGAAGACGGAACCTGAAAAGGGGTCTAACGCTAACTGTTCTTTCACGATGATGGCAAGTGAATCAATCCCTTGACGCATATCTGTTTTTCCGCATACCAGATAGACTTGTCCTAAATCAGTGAGATTCAATGTCATAAGTAAGTACCTTGTCTAATAGTTGACTCATAGCCTCAAAATTTAATGAATCGTAAAAGGTTATTTCTATCTGTTGGATACGAATCTTTAGTTGTGGTTTATTTTTCGATTATCATACTTGTTATGTTGAATAGGGTGCGGATTATGTTTGATTGGAACAATTGTTTGTTTTGTCATTGAGTTTCCTCCTAATTAGTGATACCGCTAGTATAAGAGGTTATTTAGTCGGTGAATAGATACCTGAGTTTTGGACGTTTACAATATAACTTGCTATAGGACTAACATTATAAACTCAAGCTTGTCAGATGATTGATTTGGAATAAGACATTCATTTTACAATCGATTACATTATGTAATTCAATATACTTTTTGCTTCAATTATGTAATGTGAGATAAAAAATTTTGTTTCGTATCAAATTAGTACGAATAAATCTAACTAATTTTGTGTATTTATTTATAGATTACTTATTATGTGGAAGGAGGAGGTAAAAGTGAAGAAATATATCAAATGCATATAGAATGTATACCTGCAAGTTTATAATTGATAGGGTTTTCTACAAAACTAAAAGAGCAGAAAGTAAGCTCTAAAAAACTATTCAAAACAACTATTACTGATAAAAAATTGGTCTAAACAACTAAATTATCACAGAGCCTGATTAGCTATAGGGCAATGGGATACATCATAAAGCACTCATAGATTTTATCTGTGACGTGCTATATGGGGTACCTCTACTTTCCTATGGCTAATTTTAGGTCTAAGAGTCGGTACTTCATATAGTA
The genomic region above belongs to Aerococcaceae bacterium zg-1292 and contains:
- the tnpB gene encoding IS66 family insertion sequence element accessory protein TnpB; this encodes MTLNLTDLGQVYLVCGKTDMRQGIDSLAIIVKEQLALDPFSGSVFLFCGTKKDRFKALYWDGQGFWLLYKRFGNGRLQWPNTVDQVEQLSNQQIEWLMNGFSIYPKINTATQRDFY